In one Corynebacterium bovis DSM 20582 = CIP 54.80 genomic region, the following are encoded:
- a CDS encoding FadD32-like long-chain-fatty-acid--AMP ligase: MDISAAMSRFFDDRGGIVVPDTLTLPGMCEMLYQAARADGEVDGTLLRFHDHSADREGTVREYTRAEVNTRIKAVAVRLAQITTPGERVAVLANNSPEYIFAFLGAMYAGTVPVPLYDPNEPGHADHLRAVLGAAAPTVVLTNRSSAAAVREHFADRPGPERPRILTVDALPDTLAAQWAPPGADAADAAAAAPAGADAADGTPPRGPRSTDPAFLQFTSGSTRTPAGVMLTHRSIVTNVLQIFRAGQLETPLRLVSWLPLHHDMGIILAAFVTILGLPYDMMTPREFIQDPSRWIRQLHDRGDGLNVYTAVPNFALELAARYADPASDSTLADLDLGAVRGIINGAEPVSEQTIRRFDAVFGPYGLDRTTLRPSYGLAEASLLVTTPQTRNRPLAAWFDRAALSDGRAECVAADSDGAVPMMSVGSVCRPQELAVVDPATGEELRSGLVGEVWVHGDNMAAGYLDRPEETAATFRNSLPVDKRLAEGSTVADAPDDDRWMRTGDLGVLIDGELYVTGRLKDLVVVAGRNHYPQDIEATAEAATPQIQRGVLAAFAVPAGVAAGEGAGHGGGDDGTEQLVIVAERDPEADPAGDADAVDAVRAAVTRTHGVTPRDVVVVDPGAIPRSSANKIARRVCARAYLDGRFRPGTGGA; encoded by the coding sequence ATGGACATCAGCGCGGCCATGAGCCGGTTCTTCGACGACAGGGGCGGCATCGTCGTCCCCGACACCCTCACCCTCCCCGGGATGTGCGAGATGCTCTACCAGGCCGCCCGGGCCGACGGGGAGGTCGACGGCACCCTGCTGCGGTTCCACGACCACTCCGCCGACCGGGAGGGCACCGTCCGGGAGTACACCCGGGCCGAGGTCAACACCCGCATCAAGGCGGTGGCCGTCCGGCTCGCGCAGATCACCACCCCGGGCGAGCGCGTCGCGGTGCTGGCGAACAACTCGCCGGAGTACATCTTCGCCTTCCTCGGCGCGATGTACGCCGGCACCGTGCCGGTCCCGCTCTACGACCCGAACGAGCCGGGCCACGCGGACCACCTCCGCGCGGTGCTCGGCGCGGCGGCCCCGACCGTCGTGCTCACCAACCGGTCGTCCGCCGCGGCGGTCCGCGAGCACTTCGCCGACCGGCCCGGCCCGGAGCGCCCCCGCATCCTCACCGTCGACGCCCTGCCGGACACCCTCGCCGCGCAGTGGGCCCCGCCGGGTGCCGACGCCGCCGACGCCGCAGCCGCCGCACCCGCCGGGGCCGACGCGGCCGACGGCACCCCGCCCCGCGGGCCGCGGAGCACCGACCCGGCGTTCCTCCAGTTCACGTCCGGGTCGACGCGAACCCCGGCGGGCGTCATGCTCACCCACCGCAGCATCGTCACGAACGTGCTCCAGATCTTCCGCGCCGGCCAGCTGGAGACCCCGCTGCGCCTCGTGTCCTGGCTGCCGCTCCACCACGACATGGGCATCATCCTCGCGGCGTTCGTCACGATCCTCGGCCTGCCGTACGACATGATGACGCCCCGGGAGTTCATCCAGGACCCGTCCCGGTGGATCCGGCAGCTCCACGACCGGGGCGACGGCCTCAACGTCTACACGGCCGTGCCGAACTTCGCCCTCGAGCTCGCCGCCCGGTACGCGGACCCGGCGTCGGACAGCACGCTGGCCGACCTCGACCTCGGTGCCGTCCGCGGCATCATCAACGGTGCGGAGCCGGTGAGCGAGCAGACGATCCGCCGGTTCGACGCCGTCTTCGGCCCCTACGGCCTCGACCGGACGACGCTGCGCCCCAGCTACGGCCTCGCCGAGGCGTCGCTGCTCGTCACCACCCCGCAGACGCGGAACCGTCCGCTGGCGGCGTGGTTCGACCGGGCGGCGCTCTCCGACGGGCGGGCGGAGTGCGTCGCCGCGGACTCGGACGGGGCGGTGCCGATGATGAGCGTCGGGTCCGTGTGCCGGCCCCAGGAGCTCGCCGTCGTCGACCCCGCCACGGGCGAGGAGCTGCGGTCCGGCCTCGTCGGCGAGGTGTGGGTGCACGGCGACAACATGGCCGCCGGCTACCTCGACCGGCCCGAGGAGACCGCCGCGACGTTCCGGAACTCCCTGCCGGTGGACAAGCGCCTCGCCGAGGGCTCCACGGTCGCGGACGCCCCGGACGACGACCGGTGGATGCGCACCGGTGACCTCGGCGTCCTCATCGACGGCGAGCTCTACGTCACCGGCCGGCTCAAGGACCTCGTCGTCGTCGCCGGGCGGAACCACTACCCGCAGGACATCGAGGCCACGGCCGAGGCCGCCACGCCCCAGATCCAGCGCGGTGTGCTCGCCGCCTTCGCCGTGCCCGCCGGGGTCGCGGCCGGGGAGGGGGCCGGTCACGGGGGAGGGGACGACGGCACCGAGCAGCTCGTCATCGTCGCGGAACGGGACCCGGAGGCGGACCCGGCCGGCGACGCGGACGCCGTCGACGCCGTCCGCGCGGCCGTGACCCGCACCCACGGCGTGACGCCCCGGGACGTGGTCGTCGTCGACCCCGGGGCGATCCCCCGGTCGTCGGCGAACAAGATCGCGCGCCGGGTCTGCGCGCGGGCGTACCTCGACGGGCGCTTCCGCCCCGGGACCGGTGGGGCCTGA
- a CDS encoding DUF732 domain-containing protein has product MTTTPTTRTARTARSTDAADTAHTARTAPGRARRRAAVPAALAGLLLVGGLTACGDDATVESDNAAPSVAASTGTGTSGSATASASGSASASGSATAPSSGDAGSSTGRSSGGAAGAASGATGQGASDGRVTEVTDPPQAGVGQRTSKDDSFLEELKAKGISVPAETEDQLIAAANEECLADKDGRKGFTIPIAAGQLQAQGLTDIPPEKVVDIIANAARSAYC; this is encoded by the coding sequence ATGACGACCACCCCGACCACCCGCACCGCCCGCACAGCCCGGAGCACCGACGCCGCAGACACCGCGCACACCGCGCGCACCGCCCCGGGCCGGGCGCGGCGCCGTGCCGCCGTCCCCGCCGCCCTCGCCGGGCTCCTCCTCGTCGGGGGGCTCACCGCCTGCGGTGACGACGCCACCGTCGAGTCCGACAACGCCGCCCCGTCCGTCGCCGCCTCCACCGGGACCGGGACGTCCGGCTCCGCCACCGCGTCCGCCTCCGGGTCGGCCTCCGCCTCCGGGTCCGCCACGGCCCCGTCGTCGGGCGACGCCGGGTCGTCGACCGGCCGGTCCTCGGGCGGGGCGGCCGGGGCGGCGTCGGGAGCCACCGGACAGGGGGCGAGCGACGGCCGGGTGACCGAGGTCACCGACCCGCCGCAGGCCGGTGTCGGCCAGCGGACCTCGAAGGACGACTCCTTCCTCGAGGAGCTCAAGGCCAAGGGCATCTCCGTCCCGGCCGAGACCGAGGACCAGCTCATCGCGGCCGCCAACGAGGAGTGCCTCGCCGACAAGGACGGCCGGAAGGGGTTCACCATCCCCATCGCCGCCGGGCAGCTGCAGGCCCAGGGGCTGACCGACATCCCGCCGGAGAAGGTCGTCGACATCATTGCGAACGCGGCGCGGAGCGCGTACTGCTAA
- a CDS encoding alpha/beta hydrolase-fold protein has protein sequence MRPAAFLPRTRRSRTTRRVGAAVLALPLTAALVVPSVSVAGAQTLPGSSGSSGTPGSSRGSGPGSGTNYLDPGNVPQRSPQKVEKQVLKGLPAGVSVDRVEWISDRWVNVYINSRAMPAGPVKVQILLARDWYSQPSKTFPSVWALDGLRARDDESGWTIATNIAQFYADKNVNVVLPVGGASSFYSDWQKPDNGKDYKWETFLTEELPAVLREGWRTTDKRAIVGLSMGGTAAVNLAERHPDMFSFVGSFSGYLDTTSFGMPQAINYATHDGGGYDAEAMWGPYGSQDWIDHDPKLGIEALRGKTVYVSAGNGNAGRYDTQGVIPGLPANMAAFGLEVMSRLTTQTFVARALTAGVRPITMYRPSGTHDWPYWQFEMTQAWPYIADSLGLPESDRGATCVPGGAIGEGLRTRAEAGQQLGTCTSGEYDGPRGGKIQDFRGGRAFWTPQTGAHYTWGRIGARYGELGGPESWLGYPTSEEIPLVEGGRLVTFEHGNIYWTPQTGAQAVKPDMLEAWGRTGWEKGPLGYPTDQEQDTAGGAVQQFSNGVVTRDPKGATQYVQGLIAKKYVEAGGPGGGLGWPLSGERDVRGGKMSEFENGYIYWSPTTGAHIIRRGPIFDAWGREGWETGRYGFPTEDQKAADGGEQVVFQHGTISVVGGRVRM, from the coding sequence ATGCGCCCAGCTGCGTTCCTCCCCCGCACCCGCCGCTCCCGCACCACCCGCCGGGTCGGTGCCGCCGTGCTGGCCCTGCCTCTCACGGCGGCCCTCGTCGTCCCCTCCGTCTCCGTCGCCGGCGCACAGACCCTCCCCGGCAGCTCCGGGAGCTCCGGGACCCCCGGCAGCTCGCGCGGCAGCGGGCCGGGGTCGGGGACGAACTACCTCGACCCGGGCAACGTCCCGCAGCGCAGCCCCCAGAAGGTGGAGAAGCAGGTGCTCAAGGGCCTGCCCGCCGGGGTGAGCGTCGACCGGGTGGAGTGGATCTCCGACCGCTGGGTCAACGTCTACATCAACTCGCGGGCCATGCCGGCCGGCCCGGTCAAGGTGCAGATCCTCCTCGCGCGTGACTGGTACTCGCAGCCGTCGAAGACCTTCCCGTCCGTGTGGGCGCTCGACGGCCTCCGGGCCCGCGACGACGAGTCCGGGTGGACCATCGCGACGAACATCGCGCAGTTCTACGCGGACAAGAACGTCAACGTCGTGCTGCCCGTCGGCGGCGCGTCGTCGTTCTACTCGGACTGGCAGAAGCCGGACAACGGCAAGGACTACAAGTGGGAGACCTTCCTCACCGAGGAGCTCCCGGCCGTCCTGCGTGAGGGGTGGCGCACCACGGACAAGCGGGCGATCGTCGGCCTGTCCATGGGCGGCACCGCGGCCGTGAACCTCGCCGAGCGGCACCCGGACATGTTCTCCTTCGTCGGCTCCTTCTCCGGCTACCTCGACACGACGTCCTTCGGGATGCCGCAGGCCATCAACTACGCCACCCACGACGGCGGCGGGTACGACGCCGAGGCGATGTGGGGCCCGTACGGGTCGCAGGACTGGATCGACCACGACCCGAAGCTCGGCATCGAGGCGCTCCGCGGCAAGACCGTGTACGTCTCCGCGGGCAACGGCAACGCCGGGCGCTACGACACGCAGGGTGTCATCCCCGGGCTGCCCGCGAACATGGCGGCCTTCGGCCTGGAGGTCATGTCCCGGCTGACGACGCAGACGTTCGTCGCCCGTGCCCTCACGGCCGGGGTGAGGCCGATCACGATGTACCGCCCGTCCGGGACGCACGACTGGCCCTACTGGCAGTTCGAGATGACCCAGGCGTGGCCGTACATCGCCGACAGCCTCGGGCTGCCCGAGTCCGACCGGGGTGCGACGTGCGTGCCCGGCGGGGCGATCGGGGAGGGCCTGCGGACCCGCGCCGAGGCCGGGCAGCAGCTCGGCACGTGCACGAGCGGCGAGTACGACGGCCCGCGCGGCGGCAAGATCCAGGACTTCCGCGGCGGCCGGGCCTTCTGGACCCCGCAGACCGGGGCGCACTACACGTGGGGCCGCATCGGGGCGCGCTACGGCGAGCTCGGCGGCCCGGAGAGCTGGCTCGGCTACCCGACGTCGGAGGAGATCCCGCTCGTCGAGGGCGGCCGGCTCGTGACCTTCGAGCACGGCAACATCTACTGGACCCCGCAGACCGGGGCGCAGGCCGTGAAGCCGGACATGCTCGAGGCGTGGGGCCGGACCGGCTGGGAGAAGGGCCCGCTCGGCTACCCGACCGACCAGGAGCAGGACACCGCCGGCGGGGCCGTGCAGCAGTTCAGCAACGGCGTCGTCACCCGCGACCCGAAGGGGGCCACGCAGTACGTGCAGGGCCTCATCGCGAAGAAGTACGTCGAGGCCGGCGGCCCCGGCGGCGGACTCGGCTGGCCGCTCAGCGGTGAGCGCGACGTCCGCGGCGGCAAGATGAGCGAGTTCGAGAACGGCTACATCTACTGGTCGCCCACCACCGGCGCGCACATCATCCGCCGCGGCCCGATCTTCGACGCGTGGGGCCGCGAGGGCTGGGAGACCGGCCGCTACGGCTTCCCGACCGAGGACCAGAAGGCCGCGGACGGCGGGGAGCAGGTCGTGTTCCAGCACGGCACCATCTCCGTCGTCGGTGGACGCGTCCGCATGTGA
- a CDS encoding cutinase family protein, with amino-acid sequence MRKFLTVVGAVVVILVIIIGVGRFTGGQQTPGPGPGGPGQAPAPSQPEAQNPPGCVAHEVIAAPGTWESRADDDPVHPTANPNSLMLTVTGPLQEAYGPEDVKVWTVPYPAQFRNIQAQNELSYDDSRAQGYSRVEDELRAMHDACPATRFILTGFSQGAVIMGDMASEIGNGRGPVPADRVEGVALIADGRRDEGSGTLVGSPAVTGIGAEIALHPVSGLVQPIIPGATMRGPRPGGFGELQPRVTEFCDPADLVCSAPRDIGNALQRAQDLVSANAVHAQYATNGGVVEGTTVPRWIVDWARGIIDG; translated from the coding sequence ATGAGAAAGTTCCTCACCGTCGTCGGTGCCGTCGTCGTCATCCTCGTCATCATCATCGGCGTCGGCCGGTTCACGGGTGGACAGCAGACCCCCGGACCCGGCCCCGGCGGCCCCGGCCAGGCCCCCGCGCCGTCGCAGCCCGAGGCGCAGAACCCGCCGGGTTGCGTGGCCCACGAGGTCATCGCCGCGCCGGGGACCTGGGAGTCCCGGGCGGACGACGACCCCGTCCACCCCACCGCGAACCCGAACTCCCTCATGCTCACCGTCACCGGCCCGCTCCAGGAGGCCTACGGCCCGGAGGACGTCAAGGTCTGGACCGTGCCGTACCCGGCGCAGTTCCGCAACATCCAGGCCCAGAACGAGCTCAGTTACGACGACTCCCGGGCGCAGGGCTACTCCCGCGTCGAGGACGAGCTCCGGGCGATGCACGACGCCTGCCCGGCGACGCGGTTCATCCTCACCGGGTTCAGCCAGGGCGCCGTCATCATGGGTGACATGGCCAGCGAGATCGGCAACGGGCGCGGGCCGGTGCCCGCCGACCGCGTCGAGGGTGTCGCCCTCATCGCCGACGGCCGGCGCGACGAGGGGTCCGGCACGCTCGTCGGCAGCCCCGCCGTCACCGGCATCGGCGCGGAGATCGCCCTCCACCCGGTGAGCGGACTCGTCCAGCCGATCATCCCCGGGGCGACGATGCGCGGGCCCCGGCCGGGCGGCTTCGGCGAGCTCCAGCCCCGGGTCACGGAGTTCTGCGACCCGGCGGACCTCGTGTGCTCCGCGCCGCGGGACATCGGCAACGCCCTCCAGCGGGCGCAGGACCTCGTGTCCGCCAACGCGGTGCACGCCCAGTACGCGACGAACGGCGGGGTCGTCGAGGGCACGACGGTCCCCCGGTGGATCGTCGACTGGGCCCGTGGGATCATCGACGGCTGA